From Tachypleus tridentatus isolate NWPU-2018 chromosome 8, ASM421037v1, whole genome shotgun sequence, a single genomic window includes:
- the LOC143224125 gene encoding uncharacterized protein LOC143224125, with amino-acid sequence MMNQTSFLFMVIFMAMFFLAAGKPHLRKRRSGIADQRLAELETLVNILKLRSRDYGLVPPVAFGTFDPARLGKKRKYNKVPTVTHRIKAHSSQSNTSVKYIKKE; translated from the exons ATGATGAACCAAACATCATTTCTCTTCATGGTCATCTTCATGGCAATGTTTTTCTTAGCCGCTGGAAAGCCTCATTTAAG AAAAAGACGCAGTGGAATCGCTGATCAACGACTAGCTGAACTAGAGACcttagtaaacattttaaaactaagaagCCGTGACTATGGTTTGGTACCTCCCGTCGCTTTTGGAACTTTTGATCCTGCACGGct AGGGAAGAAGAGAAAATATAACAAGGTTCCGACAGTAACGCATCGTATTAAAGCCCATTCTTCTCAGTCGAACACATCCGTAAAGTACATAAAAAAAGAATGA